From a single Solanum dulcamara chromosome 4, daSolDulc1.2, whole genome shotgun sequence genomic region:
- the LOC129887852 gene encoding BTB/POZ domain-containing protein At3g05675 — protein MPIFSDIQETELSGTKEVFLSAIRYATSTGDSFPQFEDDLRTSAQEQVEFMLEDDEKIPLVIADDEIKVETRLVVSKIFCSFENELFSLILEPDIANMEMEKKIMRSLSDLKWMHNTLLKMDLMKDFVSHWANISSNLLKVIEDKRLDSVMWDLKIKLIEVTSKVLEAVGYGTVVLPAESRVELLKTWLPYIRKMKSLSDEMCKMESAFPYKMSDDLCQCVEGAIVSLVSALPSNDQADILADWISAEQVKYPDLSEAFEIWCYRTKSAQRRLDEALTESAMPMPLSPST, from the coding sequence ATGCCCATATTTTCCGATATACAAGAAACAGAATTAAGCGGCACAAAAGAAGTTTTCTTGTCTGCCATCCGCTATGCCACTTCAACTGGTGATTCTTTCCCTCAATTTGAGGATGATCTACGAACCTCAGCTCAAGAACAGGTTGAGTTCATGCTTGAGGACGATGAAAAGATTCCCCTGGTCATAGCTGATGATGAAATAAAAGTGGAGACTAGACTTGTGGTGTCTAAAATCTTCTGTTCTTTTGAAAATGAATTATTCTCCTTGATTTTGGAGCCTGACATTGCGAACATGGAGatggaaaagaaaataatgCGGAGTCTATCTGACCTCAAATGGATGCATAACACTCTTTTGAAGATGGATCTCATGAAGGACTTTGTCTCTCACTGGGCTAATATATCGAGCAATTTACTCAAGGTTATCGAAGATAAAAGACTTGATTCTGTCATGTGGGATTTGAAGATAAAGTTAATAGAAGTGACATCAAAAGTATTGGAAGCAGTAGGTTATGGAACTGTAGTTCTTCCAGCAGAAAGTCGAGTAGAATTGCTCAAGACATGGCTTCCATACATAAGAAAAATGAAGTCTCTTTCCGATGAAATGTGCAAAATGGAGTCTGCATTTCCATACAAGATGAGCGATGACCTTTGCCAATGTGTCGAGGGAGCAATAGTTTCATTAGTTTCAGCATTACCATCAAATGATCAAGCTGACATTCTAGCAGATTGGATAAGTGCTGAACAGGTTAAATATCCAGACCTTAGTGAGGCTTTTGAGATATGGTGTTACAGAACCAAGTCTGCACAACGAAGATTAGACGAGGCTTTGACAGAGTCAGCAATGCCAATGCCATTGTCACCCTCTACTTAA
- the LOC129884416 gene encoding transcription repressor MYB5-like, producing the protein MRIPSASSRTKVVTPCCTKIGLKRGPWTPEEDELLMNYVSKEGEGRWRTLPKKAGLFRCGKSCRLRWMNYLRPSVKRGHISPDEEDLIVRLHRLLGNRWSLIAGRIPGRTDNEIKNYWNTHLSKKLISQGIDPRTHKPLILNPNSSSDDNHIITKKAYSSSPSSSSKLANNYDLNTIIPNPIYIPNFQMKEPLRSSINNYNCPGEITSPDDYQYQSSNVMLANYHDDNMNILVHDERDDEMNCCADGVFSSFLNSLINEDMFNCQNQHINGTLQDFDPFMASSTPLSDQINPKRMDE; encoded by the exons atgagaatCCCATCAGCATCATCAAGAACCAAAGTTGTAACACCATGTTGTACAAAAATAGGGTTAAAAAGAGGTCCATGGACACCAGAAGAAGACGAATTACTGATGAATTATGTCAGTAAAGAAGGGGAAGGGCGGTGGCGTACGCTCCCAAAGAAGGCGGGACTCTTCCGTTGTGGGAAGAGTTGTCGCCTCCGATGGATGAACTACCTCCGTCCTTCCGTTAAACGCGGACATATCTCGCCAGATGAGGAAGATCTCATCGTTCGCCTCCATCGCCTCTTAGGGAACAG GTGGTCATTAATAGCGGGGAGAATTCCAGGGAGAACAGATAACGAGATAAAGAATTATTGGAATACTCACCTTAGCAAGAAATTAATCAGCCAAGGAATAGATCCAAGAACACACAAACCATTAATATTAAACCCTAATTCCTCTAGTGATGATAATCATATTATTACAAAGAAagcttattcttcttctccttcttcatcCTCAAAACTAGCAAATAATTATGATCTCAACACAATTATTCCAAACCCCATTTAcattccaaatttccaaatgaAAGAACCCTTACGAAGTAGCATCAACAATTATAACTGCCCTGGAGAAATTACGAGTCCTGATGATTATCAGTATCAAAGCAGTAACGTGATGCTCGCCAATTATCATGATGATAATATGAATATTCTGGTTCATGATGAGAGAGATGATGAAATGAATTGTTGCGCGGATGGTGTCTTCTCCTCCTTTTTGAATTCTTTGATCAATGAAGACATGTTCAATTGCCAAAATCAACATATCAATGGTACATTGCAAGATTTTGATCCTTTCATGGCTTCATCTACACCTTTATCTGATCAAATTAATCCCAAGAGAATGGATGAATAA
- the LOC129885188 gene encoding probable E3 ubiquitin-protein ligase ARI8 has translation MDYDHEIYDMYSDEEEEDISIDESIVSHKQKNYKILKDSDIRQLVKEDISKISTILSIPEDVSLALLRRYNWKIDRANEEWFANEQEVRKSIGMLFDNNINYVPKTKKANNNILVTCGICFEEYYSMDDNIVFATCNKHPFCKVCWECYISVSINDGGPNKCLVLRCPDPSCEAMVGESMIVELALEKDKLKYYDYLFRSYIEENKKIKWCPSPGCECAIEFEVGSENYSVICDCSNGFCWNCLEEIHRPIDCDMIAKWKSINQEESSNTNWILAFTKKCPNCDKSIEKNMGCMHMTCRCGHEFCWLCFTKWGTCFGRCNRYEEKKEITEARKNIQRYTHYFERWLSNGKSKEKALNDLKKMKDEGLKQFRDNHSILEKELEFIIEAWEQIVECRRVLKWTYAYGFFLPKEEVAKTRFFQYLQGEAQAGLERLHHCAEKELMDHLGSNKVLDYTEEGSYKKFANFRSKVIDLTKITGNYFEKLVMALENGLKDVNNSSTRNF, from the coding sequence atggattatgatcatgaaatttacgATATGTATTCTGATGAAGAGGAGGAAGATATCAGCATTGATGAATCCATAGTCTCtcataaacaaaaaaattacaaaattttgaAGGATTCCGATATTCGTCAACTTGTGAAAGAAGATATCTCGAAAATTTCAACGATTCTGTCGATCCCAGAAGACGTTTCGTTAGCACTTCTTCGTCGTTATAATTGGAAAATCGATCGAGCCAATGAAGAATGGTTTGCTAACGAACAAGAAGTTCGTAAATCTATAGGTATGTTATTTGACAACAATATTAACTATGTCCCAAAGACGAAAAAAGCAAATAACAACATTCTTGTGACTTGTGGGATATGTTTTGAGGAATATTATTCTATGGATGATAACATTGTTTTTGCTACTTGTAATAAACATCCTTTTTGTAAGGTATGTTGGGAATGTTACATTAGCGTATCAATTAATGATGGTGGTCCTAATAAATGTCTCGTTTTACGTTGTCCTGATCCATCGTGTGAAGCTATGGTAGGTGAAAGTATGATTGTTGAATTAGCTTTGGAGAAAGATAAATTGAAGTATTATGATTATTTGTTTCGATCTTATATCGAGGAAAACAAGAAGATCAAGTGGTGTCCTTCCCCGGGATGTGAATGTGctattgaatttgaggtagggaGCGAAAATTACAGTGTGATTTGTGATTGTTCTAATGGTTTTTGTTGGAATTGTTTGGAGGAAATTCATCGTCCGATTGATTGTGATATGATAGCTAAGTGGAAGAGTATAAATCAAGAAGAATCCTCGAATACGAATTGGATTTTAGCTTTCACTAAAAAATGTCCTAATTGTGACAAATCAATTGAGAAAAATATGGGATGTATGCATATGACTTGTAGGTGTGGACATGAATTTTGTTGGCTTTGTTTTACAAAATGGGGTACTTGTTTTGGTAGGTGTAATAGGTATGaggagaaaaaagaaataacagAAGCTAGAAAGAATATTCAAAGGTATACACATTATTTTGAGAGATGGTTATCGAATGGGAAATCAAAAGAAAAGGctttaaatgatttgaaaaaaatgaaagatgAAGGATTGAAGCAATTTCGTGATAATCATTCTATACTTGAGAAAGAATTGGAATTTATTATTGAAGCTTGGGAACAAATTGTTGAATGTAGGAGGGTATTGAAATGGACATATGCTTATGGATTTTTTTTACCAAAAGAGGAGGTGGCGAAAACACGATTTTTCCAGTACTTACAAGGGGAAGCACAGGCAGGTTTAGAGAGACTTCATCATTGCGCGGAGAAAGAATTGATGGATCATCTTGGTTCAAATAAGGTGTTGGATTATACAGAGGAAGGCTCTTATAAGAAATTCGCGAATTTTCGTTCCAAAGTTATTGATCTGACTAAAATTACtggaaattattttgaaaagttgGTCATGGCACTAGAAAATGGACTCAAAGATGTGAATAATTCTTCAACaagaaatttttga